One genomic region from Magallana gigas chromosome 3, xbMagGiga1.1, whole genome shotgun sequence encodes:
- the LOC105339503 gene encoding GTP-binding protein GEM yields MPILKENRRISALRKGIVCLAADKMLTNDRENSESCSNLNRHTLTGTKDKVRSLSVNNPRKIACVETRFVIDHRRFSHSDAFVKHKINFQVKNRGLVLKNNNDVQKEMRPSKLKCKSASSKSANDFNWVPIPYDEKNVGKLIEVYGKSNVGRKSFLHLLQSSENLSCKGQQYATIMCTNSDSLRCFTFEKKDALYETTSSEDEEADACIVMFAVSDKASFQFAKLCVQNIRKNHRENIPIFLVANKSDMIRYRKVSTNEAIRVADIHNCQYFETSLTMKYNLDELFREIIKQVDESVTETQKQCFHGFVNAVRRRLQRAFTR; encoded by the exons GAATGACAGAGAGAATTCGGAATCTTGTAGTAATCTAAATCGCCACACGTTGACAGGAACCAAGGACAAGGTGCGTTCACTCTCTGTGAATAATCCTCGTAAGATTGCATGTGTTGAAACACGGTTCGTCATTGACCACCGAAGATTTAGTCATTCAGACGCCTTTGTAAAGCATAAAATCAACTTCCAAGTTAAAAACAGAGGTCTTGTTCTGAAAAACAATAATGATGTGCAAAAAGAAATGCGACCAAGCAAACTCAAATGTAAATCTGCATCCTCGAAATCAGCAAATGACTTTAACTGGGTGCCAATTCcgtatgatgaaaaaaatgtaggCAAGCTTATTGAGGTATACGGTAAATCCAACGTTGGAAGAAAAAGTTTTCTTCACCTTCTGCAGTCATCAGAAAATCTTTCATGCAAAG GTCAGCAATACGCCACCATCATGTGTACAAATTCTGATTCCTTGAGGTGTTTTACCTTTGAGAAAAAAGATGCTCTTTACGAAACA aCGTCGAGTGAGGACGAAGAGGCAGACGCTTGTATCGTCATGTTCGCTGTTTCGGACAAAGCTTCATTTCAGTTCGCGAAACTCTGCGTCCAGAACATCAGGAAGAATCATCGAGAGAACATTCCTATATTTCTTGTGGCAAACAAATCAGACATGATTCGGTATCGCAAGGTATCAACAAATG AAGCCATACGAGTAGCTGATATTCACAACTGCCAGTATTTCGAAACTTCTCTTACGATGAAGTACAATTTGGACGAACTGTTCAGAGAAATCATTAAGCAGGTAGACGAATCTGTGACAGAGACACAGAAACAATGTTTCCATGGATTTGTCAACGCTGTCCGACGTAGACTTCAGCGTGCTTTCACAAGATAA